From the Cryptomeria japonica chromosome 2, Sugi_1.0, whole genome shotgun sequence genome, one window contains:
- the LOC131073259 gene encoding uncharacterized protein LOC131073259 isoform X1, with translation MLFNVYRFNIHRMASASSTGDSRFRTEPGSPLWKYVEMVQQLPGGGGFLWICRHCKEEYKSSYSRVKAHLCFIPQKGIKFCPGKSKVPGQPRPKTLLANNIVLKYIEEQRQADEAVGNVVTHTLERSRSKKATKASMSLTSNEQSVEGHPFLNLLEQPVTNKRAKGPLEMSFQNEAGDIAEEDIGRCIYANGLAFNVVCSPYWQKMVRSINEAPRGFKGPGYEKVRTILLDKEVKNVENSLKPIRDSWIETGVSIVSDGWKDARNCPLVNVLAVYTRGAMFLRAVDCEGQLKDSPFIANILFQAIEQVGPQNVVQVITDNAKNCRAAGLLVEERYKHIFWTPCAVHSLNLMLQKIGNKIEWIKKMYGDAQEIQMFITNHHMSQAIFRQFSRLELLKVAETRFASQTIVLRRLVKVKEALSRMVTNANWSIWRQSIGTRGAAIKAMILDDSWWDLAEYLLRFTEPILSMNRYTDMDRPCLGEVYDGIDSMIKDMKTIINQKEQDPEEKFFKEIQKIMVERWNKMTTRLHLLAFALSPKYYSREVLNKSSTRVAPYRDHEVAIGYKAALRRLFPDSLRAVVRAEVMSFTSTDDCGIEALEDKANVDAHKWWYYHGEIYQNLQPIAVKVLSQVASSSSSERNWSTYSFIHSIKRNKLHSKKAEDLVYVHSNLRLLTHKDNTYKQGEAKHWDVELEHAELDDSIARLNALGVDDDNDELLGDHEAAPEAEIASTTASGTVCASNLPQEDDDDMFDDF, from the exons ATGTTGTTTAATGTTTATAGATTCAACATTCATAGAATGGCAAGTGCTTCTAGCACTGGGGACTCCCGGTTCAGAACAGAGCCAGGCTCTCCACTATGGAAATATGTGGAAATGGTTCAGCAACTACCAGGTGGAGGAGGTTTCCTTTGGATTTGCAGGCATTGCAAAGAGGAATATAAAAGCTCTTATAGTAGAGTGAAAGCACATTTGTGCTTTATCCCTCAAAAAGGCATCAAGTTTTGTCCAGGCAAGTCAAAAGTTCCAGGGCAGCCTAGACCTAAAACCTTGCTTGCAAACAATATTGTACTAAAATATATTGAAGAGCAAAGACAAGCAGATGAAGCAGTTGGGAATGTAGTTACTCATACTTTGGAAAGGTCCAGAAGTAAAAAAGCAACAAAGGCCTCTATGTCTTTAACTTCCAATGAACAATCCGTAGAAGGCCATCCGTTCTTGAATCTTCTTGAACAACCAGTGACAAATAAAAGAGCAAAGGGGCCCTTGGAAATGTCATTTCAGAATGAGGCTGGAGACATTGCCGAGGAAGACATAGGTAGATGCATCTATGCAAATGGATTGGCATTTAATGTTGTTTGCTCACCGTATTGGCAAAAAATGGTGAGATCAATTAATGAGGCTCCAAGGGGGTTCAAGGGCCCAGGGTATGAGAAGGTGCGCACCATTTTATTGGACAAAGAGGTGAAAAATGTAGAGAATTCCTTGAAGCCTATTAGGGATTCATGGATTGAAACAGGTGTGTCCATAGTATCAGATGGATGGAAAGATGCAAGAAATTGCCCTTTGGTCAATGTTCTTGCAGTGTACACTAGAGGTGCAATGTTTTTGAGAGCAGTGGATTGTGAAGGGCAATTGAAGGACAGTCCATTCATTGCAAACATTCTTTTCCAAGCCATTGAGCAAGTTGGCCCTCAAAATGTTGTTCAAgtgataacagacaatgcaaaaaattgtagggcTGCCGGGTTATTGGTTGAGGAGCGTTATaaacacattttttggacaccttgtgctgtccactcACTCAACCTAATGCTGCAAAAAATTGGCAATAAAATTGAGTGGATCAAAAAAATGTATGGTGATGCccaagagatccaaatgttcatcacgaatcaccatatgtcacaagccatATTTAGACAATTCTCGAGATTGGAGCTCTTGAAG GTTGCCGAGACCCGTTTTGCCTCCCAAACTATTGTTTTGAGACGTCTTGTGAAGGTTAAAGAGGCATTGTCTAGAATGGTAACCAATGCTAATTGGAGCATATGGAGGCAATCTATTGGTACAAGGGGAGCTGCCATTAAGGCAATGATACTAGATGACTCTTGGTGGGATCTTGCTGAGTACCTCCTGAGATTTACGGAGCCCATATTGAGCATGAACCGATACactgacatggataggccttgcttgggtgaggtatatgatggcattgactccatGATCAAGGATATGAAAACAATCATAAATCAGAAAGAGcaagatcctgaagaaaaattcttcaaggaaatacaaAAAATCATGGTGgagagatggaacaaaatgactACCCGTTTGCATCTCCTTGCCTTTGCATTGAGCCCCAAATACTATAGTCGGGAGGTCCTCAATAAGAGTAGCACTAGAGTTGCCCCATATAGAGATCATGAAGTTGCTATTGGGTACAAGGCAGCCCTTCGTAGACTCTTTCCAGATTCATTACGGGCTGTGGTGAGGGCTGAAGTCATGAGTTTCACAAGCACGGATGATTGCGGTATTGAGGCTCTTGAAGACAAGGCAAATGTTGATGCTCATAAATGGTGGTACTACCATGGAGAAATATACCAGAACCTACAACCCATTGCCGTCAAAGTTTTGTCACAA gttgctagttcatcatcATCCGAgaggaattggagcacatactccttcaTACACTCAATAAAACGCAATAAACTACATTCCAAGAAGGCGGAAGACTTGGtctatgtgcattcaaacttgagGCTCCTAACACACAAAGACAATACCTACAAACAAGGGGAGGCAAAGCATTGGGATGTTGAACTAGAGCATGCAGAGTTGGATGATTCAATTGCCCGCCTTAATGCACTTGgagttgatgatgataatgatgagctACTTGGTGATCATGAGGCTGCTCCCGAGGCTGAGATTGCTAGTACCACTGCCAGTGGCACTGTTTGTGCTTCTAATTTGCCacaggaggatgatgatgatatgtttgatgacttttga
- the LOC131073259 gene encoding uncharacterized protein LOC131073259 isoform X2, with translation MASASSTGDSRFRTEPGSPLWKYVEMVQQLPGGGGFLWICRHCKEEYKSSYSRVKAHLCFIPQKGIKFCPGKSKVPGQPRPKTLLANNIVLKYIEEQRQADEAVGNVVTHTLERSRSKKATKASMSLTSNEQSVEGHPFLNLLEQPVTNKRAKGPLEMSFQNEAGDIAEEDIGRCIYANGLAFNVVCSPYWQKMVRSINEAPRGFKGPGYEKVRTILLDKEVKNVENSLKPIRDSWIETGVSIVSDGWKDARNCPLVNVLAVYTRGAMFLRAVDCEGQLKDSPFIANILFQAIEQVGPQNVVQVITDNAKNCRAAGLLVEERYKHIFWTPCAVHSLNLMLQKIGNKIEWIKKMYGDAQEIQMFITNHHMSQAIFRQFSRLELLKVAETRFASQTIVLRRLVKVKEALSRMVTNANWSIWRQSIGTRGAAIKAMILDDSWWDLAEYLLRFTEPILSMNRYTDMDRPCLGEVYDGIDSMIKDMKTIINQKEQDPEEKFFKEIQKIMVERWNKMTTRLHLLAFALSPKYYSREVLNKSSTRVAPYRDHEVAIGYKAALRRLFPDSLRAVVRAEVMSFTSTDDCGIEALEDKANVDAHKWWYYHGEIYQNLQPIAVKVLSQVASSSSSERNWSTYSFIHSIKRNKLHSKKAEDLVYVHSNLRLLTHKDNTYKQGEAKHWDVELEHAELDDSIARLNALGVDDDNDELLGDHEAAPEAEIASTTASGTVCASNLPQEDDDDMFDDF, from the exons ATGGCAAGTGCTTCTAGCACTGGGGACTCCCGGTTCAGAACAGAGCCAGGCTCTCCACTATGGAAATATGTGGAAATGGTTCAGCAACTACCAGGTGGAGGAGGTTTCCTTTGGATTTGCAGGCATTGCAAAGAGGAATATAAAAGCTCTTATAGTAGAGTGAAAGCACATTTGTGCTTTATCCCTCAAAAAGGCATCAAGTTTTGTCCAGGCAAGTCAAAAGTTCCAGGGCAGCCTAGACCTAAAACCTTGCTTGCAAACAATATTGTACTAAAATATATTGAAGAGCAAAGACAAGCAGATGAAGCAGTTGGGAATGTAGTTACTCATACTTTGGAAAGGTCCAGAAGTAAAAAAGCAACAAAGGCCTCTATGTCTTTAACTTCCAATGAACAATCCGTAGAAGGCCATCCGTTCTTGAATCTTCTTGAACAACCAGTGACAAATAAAAGAGCAAAGGGGCCCTTGGAAATGTCATTTCAGAATGAGGCTGGAGACATTGCCGAGGAAGACATAGGTAGATGCATCTATGCAAATGGATTGGCATTTAATGTTGTTTGCTCACCGTATTGGCAAAAAATGGTGAGATCAATTAATGAGGCTCCAAGGGGGTTCAAGGGCCCAGGGTATGAGAAGGTGCGCACCATTTTATTGGACAAAGAGGTGAAAAATGTAGAGAATTCCTTGAAGCCTATTAGGGATTCATGGATTGAAACAGGTGTGTCCATAGTATCAGATGGATGGAAAGATGCAAGAAATTGCCCTTTGGTCAATGTTCTTGCAGTGTACACTAGAGGTGCAATGTTTTTGAGAGCAGTGGATTGTGAAGGGCAATTGAAGGACAGTCCATTCATTGCAAACATTCTTTTCCAAGCCATTGAGCAAGTTGGCCCTCAAAATGTTGTTCAAgtgataacagacaatgcaaaaaattgtagggcTGCCGGGTTATTGGTTGAGGAGCGTTATaaacacattttttggacaccttgtgctgtccactcACTCAACCTAATGCTGCAAAAAATTGGCAATAAAATTGAGTGGATCAAAAAAATGTATGGTGATGCccaagagatccaaatgttcatcacgaatcaccatatgtcacaagccatATTTAGACAATTCTCGAGATTGGAGCTCTTGAAG GTTGCCGAGACCCGTTTTGCCTCCCAAACTATTGTTTTGAGACGTCTTGTGAAGGTTAAAGAGGCATTGTCTAGAATGGTAACCAATGCTAATTGGAGCATATGGAGGCAATCTATTGGTACAAGGGGAGCTGCCATTAAGGCAATGATACTAGATGACTCTTGGTGGGATCTTGCTGAGTACCTCCTGAGATTTACGGAGCCCATATTGAGCATGAACCGATACactgacatggataggccttgcttgggtgaggtatatgatggcattgactccatGATCAAGGATATGAAAACAATCATAAATCAGAAAGAGcaagatcctgaagaaaaattcttcaaggaaatacaaAAAATCATGGTGgagagatggaacaaaatgactACCCGTTTGCATCTCCTTGCCTTTGCATTGAGCCCCAAATACTATAGTCGGGAGGTCCTCAATAAGAGTAGCACTAGAGTTGCCCCATATAGAGATCATGAAGTTGCTATTGGGTACAAGGCAGCCCTTCGTAGACTCTTTCCAGATTCATTACGGGCTGTGGTGAGGGCTGAAGTCATGAGTTTCACAAGCACGGATGATTGCGGTATTGAGGCTCTTGAAGACAAGGCAAATGTTGATGCTCATAAATGGTGGTACTACCATGGAGAAATATACCAGAACCTACAACCCATTGCCGTCAAAGTTTTGTCACAA gttgctagttcatcatcATCCGAgaggaattggagcacatactccttcaTACACTCAATAAAACGCAATAAACTACATTCCAAGAAGGCGGAAGACTTGGtctatgtgcattcaaacttgagGCTCCTAACACACAAAGACAATACCTACAAACAAGGGGAGGCAAAGCATTGGGATGTTGAACTAGAGCATGCAGAGTTGGATGATTCAATTGCCCGCCTTAATGCACTTGgagttgatgatgataatgatgagctACTTGGTGATCATGAGGCTGCTCCCGAGGCTGAGATTGCTAGTACCACTGCCAGTGGCACTGTTTGTGCTTCTAATTTGCCacaggaggatgatgatgatatgtttgatgacttttga